In the genome of Candidatus Microbacterium phytovorans, one region contains:
- a CDS encoding crosslink repair DNA glycosylase YcaQ family protein codes for MHRLSKDDARRLAVRAQLLDAQRPGDVVEVAEQLGSLKIDPTATIAPAEQTIPWSRIGWSYEPGQLSKSVEQDRLLFEHDGHFHAASLMPAMVARMRGRVFRAQATEWLAANARFRADVLAKLRADGPLLASEIADSSQVAHKDEAGWYGSNQVPRMLELLSYVGEVGIVRREGRQRVWDIGERVYPADLPVPSYEEAGHLLEARRLQAAGIAKRKSPWTPVGDAGEPATVEGSTWAWRVDPAAIASLDDDPGGRVAILNPYDGMLFDRPRLRELFEFDYVLEQFKPASQRKFGYFAHPILLGDRFVGQLDAQLDKKKETLVVSTVHEMTPLDDEEVEMIRSEILDLGEWLGVPVVGLR; via the coding sequence ATGCACCGCCTCTCGAAGGACGATGCGCGCCGACTCGCCGTGCGCGCGCAGCTGCTCGACGCGCAGCGCCCGGGAGACGTCGTCGAGGTGGCCGAGCAGCTCGGGTCGCTCAAGATCGACCCGACCGCGACGATCGCCCCCGCCGAGCAGACGATCCCCTGGAGCCGGATCGGCTGGTCGTACGAGCCGGGTCAGCTGAGCAAGTCCGTCGAGCAGGACCGGTTGCTCTTCGAGCACGACGGGCACTTCCACGCGGCGAGCCTCATGCCGGCGATGGTGGCGCGGATGCGCGGCCGGGTCTTCCGCGCGCAGGCCACGGAGTGGCTGGCCGCCAATGCGCGCTTCCGCGCCGACGTGCTGGCGAAGCTGCGCGCCGACGGGCCGCTGCTGGCCTCGGAGATCGCCGACTCCAGTCAGGTCGCGCACAAGGACGAGGCGGGCTGGTACGGCTCCAATCAGGTGCCGCGCATGCTCGAACTGCTCTCCTACGTCGGCGAGGTCGGCATCGTACGGCGGGAGGGGCGCCAGCGGGTGTGGGACATCGGCGAGCGCGTCTACCCCGCCGACCTCCCGGTGCCGTCGTACGAGGAGGCCGGGCACCTGCTCGAGGCGCGGCGGCTGCAGGCGGCCGGCATCGCGAAGCGGAAGTCGCCGTGGACGCCCGTCGGGGATGCCGGGGAGCCGGCGACCGTCGAGGGCAGCACGTGGGCGTGGCGGGTCGATCCGGCGGCCATCGCGTCGCTCGACGACGACCCCGGTGGACGTGTCGCGATCCTGAACCCGTACGACGGGATGCTGTTCGACCGGCCGCGGCTCCGGGAGCTCTTCGAGTTCGACTACGTCCTGGAGCAGTTCAAGCCCGCCTCGCAGCGGAAGTTCGGGTACTTCGCGCACCCGATCCTGCTCGGCGACCGGTTCGTCGGTCAGCTCGATGCGCAACTGGACAAGAAGAAGGAGACCCTCGTGGTCTCCACGGTGCATGAGATGACGCCGCTGGATGACGAGGAGGTCGAGATGATCCGGTCCGAGATCCTCGACCTGGGGGAGTGGTTGGGCGTTCCCGTCGTCGGTCTGCGCTGA
- a CDS encoding ABC transporter permease subunit — protein sequence MTWILDNLDLIGGLTLDHLRHSVIPIVLSFLIAVPLGWAAWRYTPFRGAALTTIGLLYTIPSLGLFGLLGAFGIPFLSEVNLIIALTVYGVAIMTRSVTDGLDSIDPAVRASAVAVGYGPWRRFWAVDFPLSGPVLLAGLRVTATSTISLATVGILIGVQNLGYLFTNGYQRRIVEEVLSGVVAVVVVALIIDLLLVVLGRVLMPWQPRRRESRAVSRRVLAEATA from the coding sequence GTGACCTGGATCCTCGACAACCTCGACCTCATCGGCGGCCTCACGCTCGACCACCTCCGTCACAGCGTGATCCCGATCGTGCTGTCCTTTCTCATCGCCGTTCCGCTCGGCTGGGCCGCCTGGCGCTACACGCCCTTCCGCGGAGCCGCGCTCACGACCATCGGCCTCCTCTACACGATCCCTTCGCTCGGGCTCTTCGGCCTGCTCGGGGCCTTCGGCATCCCGTTCCTCTCCGAGGTGAACCTCATCATCGCCCTCACGGTCTACGGCGTCGCGATCATGACGCGGTCGGTCACCGACGGGCTCGACTCGATCGATCCCGCCGTGCGCGCGTCGGCCGTCGCGGTGGGCTACGGCCCGTGGCGCCGGTTCTGGGCGGTCGACTTCCCGCTGTCCGGACCCGTGCTCCTCGCGGGCCTCCGCGTGACGGCCACCTCGACGATCTCGCTGGCGACCGTCGGCATCCTCATCGGCGTGCAGAACCTCGGTTACCTGTTCACCAACGGATATCAGCGGCGCATCGTCGAAGAGGTGCTCTCCGGCGTCGTAGCCGTCGTGGTAGTGGCGCTCATCATCGACCTGCTGCTCGTGGTGCTCGGCCGCGTGCTCATGCCCTGGCAGCCGCGACGGCGCGAGTCGCGCGCGGTCTCCCGCCGAGTGCTCGCGGAGGCGACCGCATGA
- a CDS encoding ABC transporter permease, producing MNLFLDAFAWIFSPDRLTGSSVPLPLAIWQHLAFTFGSVLIAALIAIPLGWLIGHTGRGREIAVALSGAARALPSLGLLLLLVLLIGVVHKTEAAVVSFVLLAIPSILAGAYAGFEAIDRAVIDAGRAVGMTPWQVLWKIEVPLGLPLLMGGLRSATLQVVATVTIAAYAGLGGLGFYFLQGIQLNRFDQVLGASLIVVALALALDGLFALLQRLVVPRGVALPRGVEGRTPYLRPHKVADAPG from the coding sequence ATGAACCTCTTCCTCGACGCGTTCGCGTGGATCTTCTCGCCCGACCGCCTCACCGGCTCGTCGGTGCCCCTTCCCCTCGCGATCTGGCAGCACCTCGCGTTCACGTTCGGCTCCGTGCTCATCGCCGCCCTCATCGCCATCCCCCTCGGCTGGCTCATCGGCCACACCGGTCGCGGGCGCGAGATCGCCGTCGCCCTCTCCGGTGCCGCCCGCGCGCTCCCCTCGCTCGGCCTCCTGCTGCTGCTGGTGCTCCTCATCGGCGTCGTGCACAAGACCGAGGCGGCCGTCGTGTCGTTCGTGCTGCTCGCCATCCCGTCGATCCTCGCTGGGGCCTACGCCGGCTTCGAGGCGATCGACCGGGCGGTGATCGACGCCGGGCGGGCCGTCGGCATGACGCCGTGGCAGGTGCTGTGGAAGATCGAGGTTCCCCTCGGCCTTCCCCTCCTCATGGGCGGGCTCCGTTCGGCCACCCTCCAGGTGGTGGCCACCGTCACCATCGCCGCGTACGCCGGGCTCGGCGGGCTCGGCTTCTACTTCCTGCAGGGCATCCAGCTCAACCGGTTCGACCAGGTGCTCGGCGCCTCGCTCATCGTCGTCGCGCTCGCCCTCGCCCTCGACGGCCTCTTCGCGCTCCTGCAGCGGCTCGTCGTCCCCCGCGGGGTCGCGCTGCCCCGCGGCGTGGAGGGCCGCACGCCCTACCTCCGTCCGCATAAGGTCGCCGACGCCCCCGGCTGA
- a CDS encoding DUF4386 domain-containing protein gives MTDRRLARTAGILYLLTFATSIPALALKSPVLAGSTAADAATLARAGALLEVVLAVACVGTAVALFPLLRRAVPALALGFVASRVLEAGLVLLGIAALLVVVTTGDPAAVALHDAAFLLGPGLLPAVNALLLGTALLRTRLVPRLIPVVGLIGAPLLLVSAGATLLGVFDQVSPVAALLALPIAVWEFALGVWLTVRAVPGTPRRSPSQRRGAPVLS, from the coding sequence ATGACCGATCGCCGCCTCGCGCGCACCGCCGGCATCCTGTACCTGCTCACGTTCGCCACCTCCATCCCGGCGCTGGCCCTCAAGAGTCCTGTCCTCGCCGGATCGACCGCCGCCGACGCCGCGACACTGGCGCGCGCGGGGGCGCTGCTGGAGGTCGTCCTCGCGGTGGCCTGCGTCGGGACGGCGGTCGCCCTCTTCCCCCTCCTGCGCCGTGCGGTGCCCGCGCTCGCGCTCGGCTTCGTCGCCTCGCGGGTGCTGGAGGCGGGACTCGTGCTCCTCGGGATCGCCGCGCTCCTGGTGGTCGTCACGACGGGCGACCCCGCCGCCGTCGCCCTCCACGACGCGGCGTTCCTCCTCGGGCCGGGGCTCCTCCCGGCTGTGAACGCGCTGCTCCTGGGCACCGCCCTGCTCCGCACGCGGCTCGTCCCACGCCTCATCCCCGTCGTCGGACTGATCGGTGCGCCGCTGCTCCTCGTCTCTGCCGGCGCGACGCTGCTCGGCGTGTTCGACCAGGTCTCCCCGGTCGCCGCGCTGCTCGCGCTGCCGATCGCGGTGTGGGAGTTCGCGCTGGGGGTGTGGCTCACGGTGCGTGCGGTGCCCGGAACGCCGCGTCGCTCCCCGTCGCAGCGTCGGGGGGCGCCGGTACTGTCGTGA
- a CDS encoding ROK family transcriptional regulator → MAAVRSQADVNRTAILAHLGAQGSTSRADLARALAVSPALVTQLTRDLLADGLIEELEVASSGGRPARLLGLVATDLAAVGVKVAPDHVAFVEVGVDGIVRRADVQPFDAVSPLAASHLIDAVRRFIDGRGAGRLLGIGVGLPGTVAQQGIGVVDSTQLGWVQVPLGEQLRRALHLPVVVENNVNALSAAEQLFGHGRNLRNVLVVTVGNGVGAGLIADGAIVRGRSGGAGDFGHTPVREDGPLCQCGNRGCLEAIIGQGALVTDARSIRLIGAEEGIDELRALADAGNSEAREIFAHAGHQLGRAMAGAVNLLDPEAVVLSGEGVQAWSHWQDAFDAALRNALVPGKRGVSVEVERWDDDRWAQGAAALVLATPFDAQGVAGDQGRLVRERLVAAVEKRP, encoded by the coding sequence GTGGCGGCAGTTCGGAGTCAGGCGGACGTCAATCGCACCGCGATCCTGGCGCATCTCGGAGCGCAGGGCTCGACGTCGCGCGCCGACCTCGCCCGAGCGCTCGCCGTCTCGCCTGCGCTCGTGACCCAGCTCACGCGCGATCTTCTCGCCGACGGTCTGATCGAAGAGCTCGAGGTCGCCAGCAGCGGCGGCCGCCCGGCCCGCCTCCTGGGTCTCGTGGCCACCGATCTCGCCGCGGTCGGCGTGAAGGTCGCCCCCGACCACGTCGCCTTCGTCGAGGTCGGCGTCGACGGCATCGTCCGCCGTGCCGACGTGCAGCCGTTCGACGCGGTCTCGCCGCTCGCGGCATCCCACCTCATCGACGCCGTCCGCCGCTTCATCGACGGGCGCGGCGCCGGTCGCCTCCTCGGCATCGGCGTGGGGCTCCCCGGCACGGTGGCCCAGCAGGGCATCGGAGTCGTGGACTCCACACAGCTCGGCTGGGTGCAGGTGCCCCTCGGCGAGCAGCTGCGCCGCGCGCTCCACCTGCCCGTCGTCGTCGAGAACAACGTCAACGCGCTGAGCGCCGCCGAGCAGCTCTTCGGCCACGGCCGGAACCTGCGCAACGTCCTCGTCGTGACGGTGGGCAACGGCGTCGGGGCGGGACTCATCGCCGACGGTGCGATCGTCCGCGGACGATCCGGCGGGGCCGGCGACTTCGGTCACACGCCCGTGCGCGAAGACGGTCCCCTCTGCCAGTGCGGCAATCGCGGATGCCTCGAGGCCATCATCGGACAGGGCGCCCTCGTCACCGACGCCCGCTCGATCCGGCTCATCGGGGCGGAGGAGGGCATCGACGAGTTGCGCGCCCTCGCGGACGCGGGCAACAGCGAAGCCCGCGAGATCTTCGCGCACGCGGGGCACCAGCTCGGCAGGGCGATGGCGGGTGCGGTGAACCTGCTCGACCCCGAGGCCGTCGTCCTCTCGGGAGAGGGCGTGCAGGCGTGGTCGCATTGGCAGGATGCCTTCGACGCAGCGCTGCGCAACGCGCTCGTCCCGGGGAAGCGCGGGGTGTCCGTCGAGGTCGAGCGGTGGGACGACGATCGCTGGGCGCAGGGGGCTGCCGCCCTCGTGCTCGCGACCCCGTTCGACGCGCAAGGCGTCGCGGGCGACCAGGGTCGCCTCGTTCGCGAGCGCCTCGTCGCCGCCGTGGAGAAGCGACCGTGA
- a CDS encoding LLM class flavin-dependent oxidoreductase, translated as MSRPQHFGWFLARGFGPHGWGHPYLDWDWRWTSPDLYQQSARELEQAGFDFVLIEDAPSLGSPATLDTRVRHAFGGPKHDPLLLAPYLFQATRHLGVIPTVNPAAYLPYTAARQFASLQHLSGHRLGLNVVTDTGSARHFGDAPQLGHDAAYDRAEEWLAGIRSLWRSWGEGALVADPISGVYADGTRLDAVRHRGEYYAFDGPLNAVPFEHGEPVIASPGGSGRGLAFAGANSDVQLALAPLTETSIREYRARIHAAAVERGRRPEDITILFAIQPTLVASAEEADRLVAAAAHPDDAALKLIAQRQSSDLETDLTALDLDAPLDPGIFGEHVSQGSIRRLVGDRDVATTPLRAHLTALARLGRISDRSGFVGTAEEFADLIEELGEWGNDGVLLWGDLHPVTVHRTLDELVPVLRRRGILRREQIDGGLHATLRAF; from the coding sequence ATGAGCCGGCCGCAGCACTTCGGCTGGTTCCTCGCGCGCGGCTTCGGGCCGCACGGGTGGGGGCATCCCTACCTCGACTGGGACTGGCGGTGGACGTCGCCCGACCTTTATCAGCAGTCGGCGCGGGAACTGGAGCAGGCGGGCTTCGACTTCGTGCTCATCGAAGACGCCCCCTCGCTCGGATCGCCCGCCACGCTCGACACCCGCGTCCGTCACGCGTTCGGTGGCCCCAAGCACGACCCCCTCCTGCTGGCGCCGTACCTGTTCCAGGCGACGCGGCACCTCGGTGTCATCCCGACAGTGAACCCCGCGGCGTACCTGCCGTACACCGCGGCGAGGCAGTTCGCGAGTCTCCAGCACCTGAGCGGTCACCGCCTCGGGCTCAACGTCGTCACCGATACCGGCAGCGCCCGGCACTTCGGCGACGCACCGCAGCTCGGACACGACGCGGCATACGACCGCGCGGAGGAGTGGCTCGCCGGCATCCGCTCGCTGTGGCGCAGCTGGGGCGAGGGGGCCCTCGTGGCCGATCCGATCTCGGGCGTGTACGCCGACGGCACGCGGTTGGATGCCGTCCGCCACCGCGGCGAGTACTACGCGTTCGACGGTCCGCTCAACGCCGTGCCGTTCGAGCACGGCGAGCCCGTCATCGCGTCACCCGGAGGATCGGGTCGCGGCCTCGCGTTCGCCGGAGCGAACTCCGACGTGCAGCTGGCGCTGGCCCCGCTCACCGAGACGAGCATCCGCGAGTACCGGGCGCGCATCCATGCGGCCGCCGTCGAGCGAGGGCGTCGCCCCGAGGACATCACGATCCTCTTCGCGATCCAGCCCACGCTCGTCGCGAGCGCGGAGGAGGCGGACCGGCTGGTGGCCGCCGCCGCGCATCCCGACGACGCGGCGCTGAAGCTCATCGCCCAGCGCCAATCGAGCGATCTGGAAACCGACCTCACCGCGCTCGACCTCGACGCACCGCTCGATCCCGGCATCTTCGGCGAGCACGTCTCGCAGGGCAGCATCCGACGGCTGGTCGGCGACCGCGATGTCGCGACGACGCCCCTGCGCGCCCATCTGACCGCACTCGCTCGCCTCGGACGCATCTCCGACCGTTCGGGCTTCGTCGGCACGGCCGAGGAGTTCGCCGACCTCATCGAGGAACTGGGCGAGTGGGGCAACGACGGGGTGCTCCTGTGGGGAGACCTGCACCCGGTCACCGTCCACCGCACCCTCGACGAGCTCGTGCCCGTACTGCGACGCCGTGGCATCCTGCGGCGCGAGCAGATCGACGGCGGCCTACACGCGACGCTGCGCGCCTTCTGA
- a CDS encoding NAD(P)/FAD-dependent oxidoreductase, with the protein MDAEEYDLIVIGAGPVGENVADRAVQRGLSAVIVESELVGGECSYWACMPSKALLRAGAALRAARSAPGAAEAVTGEVDVAAVLRRRDEIVHEWDDSGQVSWLEGAGIALVRGHARLSGVKEVEVGDRRLRARHAVAVCTGSASLLPDVPGLADAGLWTSREATGVRDVPASLVVIGGGVVAVEMATAFASFGTKVTVLSRSALLRGMETFVGDRVAAGLRASGVDLRLGVETSRVDRTGGGEVVVTLTDGSEVRAAEGLVATGRVPRTTDLGLESVGLEPGAWLDVDDTLRVRGHDWLYAVGDVNHRVLLTHQGKYQARAAGDVIAARARGGDIDDAPWGAHAATADHRAVPQVVFSEPEAAAVGLTEIQAREAGIPVRVLDYDLSWVAGASTYAQDYVGTARAVVDEERGVLVGATFVGPDVAEMLHAATIAIVGEVPVARLWHAVPAYPTVSEVWLRWLEAYGRPE; encoded by the coding sequence GTGGATGCCGAAGAGTACGACCTGATCGTTATCGGAGCCGGCCCCGTCGGCGAGAACGTCGCCGACCGCGCCGTGCAGCGCGGCCTGAGCGCCGTCATCGTCGAGAGCGAGCTCGTCGGCGGTGAATGCTCCTACTGGGCGTGCATGCCGTCGAAGGCCCTGCTGCGGGCGGGAGCGGCGCTGCGCGCGGCGCGGAGCGCGCCGGGCGCGGCGGAGGCGGTGACCGGCGAGGTCGACGTCGCGGCGGTGCTGCGACGTCGCGACGAGATCGTGCACGAGTGGGACGACAGCGGCCAGGTGTCGTGGCTCGAGGGTGCCGGGATCGCCCTCGTCCGCGGACACGCACGCCTCTCGGGCGTGAAGGAGGTCGAGGTGGGCGACCGCCGGCTGCGGGCGCGGCATGCCGTCGCCGTCTGCACCGGCTCCGCCTCGCTCCTGCCCGACGTTCCCGGACTGGCGGATGCCGGGCTGTGGACGAGCCGCGAGGCCACCGGGGTGCGCGACGTTCCGGCATCCCTCGTCGTGATCGGCGGCGGCGTCGTCGCCGTCGAGATGGCCACCGCGTTCGCGTCGTTCGGCACGAAGGTCACGGTGCTCTCCCGGTCGGCGCTGCTGCGCGGCATGGAGACGTTCGTGGGCGACCGCGTCGCGGCGGGGCTGCGCGCCTCTGGCGTCGACCTGCGCCTCGGCGTCGAGACCTCCCGGGTCGACCGCACCGGCGGCGGTGAGGTCGTCGTGACGCTGACCGACGGGTCGGAGGTGCGGGCCGCGGAAGGGCTCGTCGCCACCGGGCGGGTGCCGCGCACGACCGATCTGGGACTCGAGTCGGTCGGGCTCGAGCCCGGCGCGTGGCTCGACGTCGACGACACCCTCCGCGTCCGCGGACACGACTGGCTGTACGCCGTCGGCGACGTGAACCATCGCGTGCTGCTCACCCACCAGGGGAAGTACCAGGCGCGGGCGGCGGGCGACGTCATCGCGGCCCGAGCGCGCGGCGGCGACATCGACGACGCGCCCTGGGGCGCCCACGCGGCGACCGCCGACCACCGCGCCGTGCCGCAGGTCGTCTTCAGCGAGCCGGAAGCTGCGGCCGTGGGTCTCACGGAGATCCAGGCGCGCGAGGCCGGCATCCCGGTGCGGGTGCTCGATTACGACCTCTCCTGGGTGGCCGGGGCGAGCACGTATGCACAGGATTACGTCGGGACGGCGCGCGCCGTCGTCGACGAGGAGCGCGGAGTGCTCGTGGGCGCGACGTTCGTCGGGCCCGACGTCGCCGAGATGCTCCATGCCGCCACGATCGCGATCGTGGGGGAGGTGCCGGTCGCCCGCCTGTGGCACGCCGTGCCGGCGTACCCGACGGTCAGCGAGGTCTGGCTGCGCTGGCTGGAGGCGTACGGGCGCCCGGAGTGA
- a CDS encoding ABC transporter substrate-binding protein, producing MTRIRTRLAATLGLATVAALALAGCATSDPLGGDSSNTPPASGEPSTIVVGSQAYYSNEIIAEIYAQALENAGFTVERKFQLGQRDIYIPSLEDGSVQLIPEYTGNLLQFFDEATTATASEDVYAALADALPEGLTVLDQSSATDQDSYNVTAEFAAENNLTEIGDLAGIADLTLGGAPELEERPYGPKGLKSVYGVDVAFSATADTTVDELVAGNIQVANVYSADPRIQTNDLVTLADPKGLFLASNVVPLVSESIADEIADVINPISAALTPEGLVALNVESTEDKRSSADIATDWLAANGLD from the coding sequence ATGACCCGCATCCGCACCCGCCTCGCCGCCACTCTCGGCCTGGCAACGGTGGCCGCCCTCGCCCTCGCCGGCTGCGCCACCTCCGACCCGCTCGGCGGCGACAGCAGCAACACCCCGCCGGCCTCCGGTGAGCCGTCGACCATCGTCGTCGGCTCGCAGGCGTACTACTCGAACGAGATCATCGCCGAGATCTACGCCCAGGCCCTCGAGAACGCCGGCTTCACGGTGGAGCGCAAGTTCCAGCTCGGCCAGCGCGACATCTACATCCCGTCGCTCGAAGACGGCAGCGTGCAGCTGATCCCCGAGTACACGGGCAACCTCCTGCAGTTCTTCGACGAGGCCACCACCGCCACGGCATCCGAGGATGTCTACGCGGCCCTCGCCGACGCGCTCCCCGAGGGCCTGACCGTGCTCGACCAGTCGTCGGCCACCGACCAGGACTCCTACAACGTCACGGCCGAGTTCGCCGCTGAGAACAACCTCACCGAGATCGGCGACCTCGCCGGCATCGCCGACCTCACCCTCGGCGGCGCACCCGAGCTCGAGGAGCGCCCGTACGGTCCCAAGGGCCTGAAGTCGGTCTACGGCGTCGACGTCGCGTTCTCCGCGACCGCCGACACGACCGTCGACGAGCTCGTCGCGGGGAACATCCAGGTCGCCAACGTCTACAGCGCCGACCCGCGCATCCAGACGAACGACCTCGTCACCCTCGCCGACCCGAAGGGCCTGTTCCTCGCGTCCAACGTCGTCCCGCTCGTGAGCGAGTCGATCGCCGACGAGATCGCCGACGTCATCAACCCGATCAGCGCCGCCCTCACCCCTGAGGGCCTCGTCGCCCTGAACGTCGAGTCCACCGAGGACAAGCGTTCGTCGGCCGACATCGCGACCGACTGGCTCGCCGCCAACGGCCTCGACTGA
- a CDS encoding TetR family transcriptional regulator encodes MPAPATARVPLDRARVIATAIDAADADGLAALSMRGLATRLGVVPMALYKHVADKDDLVAGMIDAVVAGFAAPAADLGARDSITARIASARAAVGRHPWLRGAIEAATSPTPTVLAHMDAVAGDLFRSGLSADLVHHAMHALGSRIWGFSPEAFTAPTGGPDRTPDAPTAETPDAETQRAMAERYPHVAAVAADAAARHPSGACVPDAEFDFTLDLLLDAIERLHAAGWRSDVPRASA; translated from the coding sequence ATGCCCGCACCCGCGACCGCCCGCGTCCCACTGGATCGCGCGCGCGTCATCGCGACGGCGATCGACGCCGCCGACGCCGACGGGCTCGCGGCACTCAGCATGCGCGGCCTCGCGACGCGGCTCGGCGTGGTCCCTATGGCCCTCTACAAACACGTCGCCGACAAGGACGACCTCGTCGCGGGCATGATCGACGCCGTCGTCGCCGGGTTCGCCGCCCCCGCCGCCGATCTCGGAGCCCGCGACAGCATCACGGCCCGCATCGCGTCGGCGCGAGCGGCCGTGGGGCGGCATCCGTGGCTCCGCGGCGCCATCGAGGCCGCGACCTCCCCCACCCCGACGGTGCTCGCCCACATGGATGCCGTCGCCGGCGACCTCTTCCGCTCCGGCCTGTCGGCCGACCTGGTCCACCACGCGATGCACGCCCTCGGGAGCCGCATCTGGGGGTTCTCGCCGGAGGCCTTCACCGCCCCGACCGGCGGACCCGATCGGACCCCCGATGCCCCGACTGCCGAAACCCCGGATGCCGAGACGCAGCGGGCGATGGCGGAGCGCTACCCTCACGTGGCGGCGGTCGCCGCGGATGCGGCCGCCCGGCATCCATCGGGGGCGTGTGTCCCCGATGCCGAGTTCGACTTCACGCTCGACCTGCTCCTGGACGCCATCGAGCGTCTGCACGCGGCGGGGTGGCGTTCCGACGTCCCGCGCGCGTCGGCGTGA
- a CDS encoding ATP-binding cassette domain-containing protein: MSIEFRAVTKRFPDGTTAVDDFSLVIPAHKTTVFVGSSGCGKTTLLRMINRLVEPTDGDITIDGESIRDRDPVQLRRGIGYVLQNSGLLPHFTVADNVATVPVLTGTPKRQARERALELLDIVGLDRRLADRYPRQLSGGQQQRVGVARGLAADPNILLMDEPFGAVDPIVRKELQAETRRLQRDLDKTVVFVTHDIDEAFLLGDQVVILEKGARIAQVGSPDEIIENPASDFVAEFVGVDRGSRALRAKTTPRGTVLVDAVGRTQGVLVNGDAGSEGSEGGPA; the protein is encoded by the coding sequence ATGTCGATTGAGTTCCGCGCCGTCACGAAGCGATTCCCTGACGGCACGACCGCCGTTGACGACTTCAGCCTCGTGATCCCGGCACACAAGACGACCGTGTTCGTCGGATCGTCCGGCTGCGGCAAGACCACGCTGCTGCGCATGATCAACCGTCTCGTGGAGCCCACCGACGGCGACATCACGATCGACGGCGAGAGCATCCGCGACCGCGATCCCGTGCAGCTGCGCCGAGGCATCGGCTACGTCCTGCAGAATTCCGGTCTCCTCCCCCACTTCACCGTCGCCGACAACGTCGCCACCGTCCCGGTCCTCACCGGCACCCCGAAGCGGCAGGCTCGTGAGCGCGCGCTCGAGCTCCTCGACATCGTGGGTCTCGATCGGCGCCTGGCCGATCGGTACCCCCGGCAGCTCTCCGGCGGCCAGCAGCAGCGCGTCGGGGTGGCGCGCGGGCTCGCCGCCGACCCGAACATCCTCCTCATGGACGAGCCGTTCGGGGCCGTCGATCCGATCGTGCGCAAGGAGCTGCAGGCTGAGACGCGACGCCTCCAGCGCGACCTCGACAAGACCGTGGTGTTCGTCACGCACGACATCGACGAGGCGTTCCTGCTGGGCGACCAGGTCGTGATCCTCGAGAAGGGCGCGCGGATCGCGCAGGTCGGCAGCCCCGACGAGATCATCGAGAACCCCGCGAGCGACTTCGTCGCCGAATTCGTCGGGGTCGATCGCGGCAGTCGCGCGCTGCGCGCCAAGACCACGCCGCGCGGCACGGTGCTCGTCGACGCCGTGGGGCGCACCCAGGGCGTGCTCGTGAACGGCGACGCCGGCAGCGAGGGAAGCGAGGGAGGTCCCGCGTGA
- a CDS encoding HNH endonuclease signature motif containing protein, translated as MSTPRPSQSRRARASRRRARRVAASGSDLTDAEWFDILEAWARCAYCGADGVALQKDCVLPISRGGRYTLDNVVPACRSCNASKSNEEVTVWMRRRRLDEPAFLVAWYGIAANLRAASGPPA; from the coding sequence ATGAGTACGCCCAGGCCGTCGCAGAGTCGGCGCGCTCGCGCATCGCGGCGACGCGCACGCCGCGTGGCGGCGTCGGGCAGCGACCTGACGGATGCCGAGTGGTTCGACATCCTCGAGGCGTGGGCACGGTGCGCCTACTGCGGCGCCGACGGGGTGGCGCTCCAGAAGGACTGCGTGCTGCCGATCTCGCGCGGCGGTCGCTACACGCTCGACAATGTCGTCCCCGCGTGCCGTTCGTGCAACGCCAGCAAGAGCAACGAGGAGGTCACCGTGTGGATGCGGCGGCGGCGCCTCGACGAGCCCGCCTTCCTCGTGGCCTGGTACGGCATCGCCGCGAACCTACGAGCCGCGTCCGGACCTCCGGCCTGA